CTTGCTCCCTGGGTCAGCCTCACGTTGAGTAGAAGTGCTCCTCTGATCTTGAGTAGGAGTACTCCCCTCCTTGAGGGGCTAGGCTGGGGCCCAGGTTTGCCAAGACCTCCTGGCTCAAGATGGTGCAGTGTGATGACACTCCAGCAGAAGGGGGACCCAGTAGGTCAGGACACCAGTGAGCTCAGGGTGCCTGAGTACTTGGCTAGGGGTTAGGGTTAAGAAGCAGGTATACACCCAGTCCTTTCCCATTCcccatttcttcatctattcatCTTTTGCACAGATGCTTTCAGAGTTATGAGGGAGGATGTGGCGATGGGAGAGCTGAGAATTGTTCAACATCTGGAGGCGTGGGGTGGGAGACCCAGACTGCACCCCGCAGGCACCCAGGGAAAAGAGCTGGTTCCTCTGAGCATTCTAGGTTTTCCCTTCCACCTCCCCTAGGAGTCCGTCCCGGAACTGACTCTGTCCACCTCCTTCCTTGGGCTTGCGCCCATTCACCAGGGCTTTGCCAGGGACCCCAGGGTTTGGATCATCAATGAGGCTGGTGTCAGGGCCCTCCCCTCAACCTTGCCGCTCCAGGGCTGTCCAGCGTGAGAAGTTCCAAGGGCCCGGACCACACAGGAAGCTGTGGCCTCGGAATACACGCGCAGCGTCCTCCCCAAAGCTGAGGGAGCTGGGCTGCTGAAGGGGAGGCTCCTGCCGAATTCCAAAGAAGTTGGGGTGCCCTCCCCCTACACACAGGACCGCGTGGGTATGGGAGAACACCCAGAACAAGCTGCCCCAGGAGCCAGACAAAGCTGGGTTGGGAGAGGGCACGGCGAGGAGCAGCCTTGACCTGACACCCGGGCGCGCCGCCCTTCGCCTGAGGGCCCACCACCTCAAGTCTCTCGGTGGGTCCTAGGTTGTCCCGCTGCCTCGAGCCCCGCGACGCAGCCAGGGACGCCAGCCAGACGTCCCGGTTGACGTCTGCCCTGGGCCTCTCCTCCTGGTGGTCCTCACCCTTTTTGCAGCCCTCACAGCCTCATCTCTGGGCTGTCGGTGCCCCTCCACACTCTGCGGTGCCCGTGGCCCGAGACATCTCCACACCAAGGACAGGAACACCTACTCTCTCCACAGGGCTCCTTTGCACCCCATCTGGCCGCTCGCCCCCGTACTCCACTGGGCACAGCTGGGGCAGCGGCGTCTCTGTAGTCCTGGAGCCTGGAACAGGCCCAGCAGGCGCGTTCTGCCCGGCAGCAGCCCGCACACAGAACCCAATGCGGGGACCAGCGGCCCAGACTATGACCAGAGGTGCGCGGGGCCGGCCCGGGCGACCCTCAGGTCGCTACCGTTTCGTCCGGGTCTACTCCCCGCCTCCAAGCCACACAGCAGCGAGCCCGGGCCCTCGCTTTCCCCCGGCCCCAGCCCCGCCCTCCTTGAACTGTGACCCCGCCCTTTACCGGATTCCGCCCCGCCCGCTCCGGGCTCTCTCGGTTCCCAAGCTACCTGGCCCCGCCCCGTCTCCGGCTTCCTAGGTTGGGGACTGGCTGGGAACCACCGAGTCGGCTGAGCCTCCGAACCGCCCAGAGCAACCGGAAGTCTGCGGGGCGAGCGGTCGCGAGCGACCGAGGCCCGTTTCCGGCGTCGTCGCGCTGCTAAAGTCTCCGGCTGGCCCCAGGAGGGTGAGTCGGTGCTGAGGGAGTAGATTAGCGTCGGGGCGGCCCAAGTTCTCCTCCCCCGCTTGGTCTAAGAGGTCTCCTACCGGCCCCCTTGTCCTCCCGCCTCCGATGAGGCGGGCTCCGCGCTCCCCCGGCCTCTCCGCTGGGAAGCGCTGGTGGAGCGGGCGGCTCTGAGAGCCCGTTGGCGCCGGGTAGGGCGGTGGTCGAGCCTTGTCCGTCTTGGCCGGGAAGAAGCGGGAGGGGTCATCCCACAGATCCGGCCTCGCGGCAGCCTCGTAGCCTCCCCTTCGAGTCTAGGCATGCTCCAGCCTGCATACCCATCATCTCCCTCGGGGGCACTCTTTTACCCTTTCTCACTGCTTCTTCAAGACCTAGACTTCATGAAGGTGGCCAAAAGGGCCATGTCTTGGGATCGTAGGCTGTGTATTTTCTCTTAATTCTGGCTGCTACTTAGAGCCTGTACTTCTCTACAGGGACCCAGGATCCAGCACCGGGAGGCACATGCCTGCTGCTGGCCAGGCCCAGGTGGGGAACCGCTTGACAGTGGTCACTGCAGTCTGAATCAGCTCATGGCCTAAAGCTTCTTCCCTCAAGCCGCTTTTGGAGTCAGACTCTCCCCTAGGAAGTCTACTTCTCTATTTGACCTCCCAGGGGGATGCCCGGAGAGGGGTCAGGTTTTTGTACAAGGGTTGGGGTGTAGTCAGGTGTCCCCTCCTCTTTTCCCTGCAGTCCATCCTTCTGGTTCCTGTCTACTCCAGCCGCCCGTCACACCATGACTCATCTTGCTGCCTGAGATCTTGCCCCACTGGCTCATTCAGCCCTAGTCCTTCCTGCCTCGGAGGGTCCTTCTTGCCTCTGGCCCTTGCACACTCTGTTCCTGCTGCTTACGAGTTCCCTCCCCACCCCGATTAGCACCGAGTTAGCACCTAGGGGAAGTGACCCATCAGACTAAGTCAGAGTTTCCTAGTTTAAATGCTTTCTGAGTCCCTTGTACTTGTGCTGTCATCACAGTTGtaattttggtttgtttgcaTGGTCAGTTAACTCTTTACCCCACTAGGCTGCTCCAAGGAGGTAGAGTCCTTGTGCGCTATTCACTACCACATCCCTATTGCCTACCGAGCACCTGGTACACATGGCAACTACCCATTACATGTTTGTGGAGTAATTCTTCCATGTCACACTCTCTGAAAGACGAATGAAGCTTCGGAGGGCAGATACTGTAGTGCTACAGCCATTTTGGCCCCACCACAAGTCCCTGCCAGAGAACACTTGGAGTTGGAAGTAAAAGATTGGAGGACGTGGTGCCCCCTCGATTAGTCTGGAAGTGAGAGGTTGGGGCCTCCAGGATCGTGACCTCTGACTCTTTGGTAACCGCCAACAGGTCTCTCAGCCAGGACACGTGGATTCCCACCCACCGAGCCTCATGGTAGGAGTCTGACTTCCCCTGTTCCCTCCCTTGTCTTGTGAGGCCCCTACCTGCTCCTCTGGGCACCCACCGTGCCCAATGGGCCTGGACCTAGACTCTCGGCCTCTTGCTGACCCCTTGCCAGTCTCGGGTGTGTCCAAGGTAGTGAGCAAACCCTGCTCAGATTGGGCCTGCCTGAGGCTCTTGGGGGAGGGTTGTAGATCCCCATGACCTgggtccctccctctcctccataCTGTCCCTccccttgattttattttatattttggctacactgcacagcttgcaggatcttactttcctgaccagggattgagcctgtgccccctacagtgggagcagagtcctgaccacaagacagccagggaattccttccTCCCCTCGATTTTAAAACCAAAGGGGCCTGGTGACTGTCTCACTCAACCTTGTGGTCTGTGTGCTTGAGACAGCCAGGAGACTGGTGTGTGTCCTTTCAGGAGGCTGTGACATTTGGTGATGTGGCCGTGCACTTCTCGCGGGAGGAATGGCAGTGTCTGGACCCTGGCCAGAGGGCTCTCTACAAGGAGGTGATGCTTGAGAACCACAGCAGTGTGGCTGGACTAGGTGAGGCTTTATTTGGACACCCCTAGCCCTTCCATCATCGGTCAGCACCCACCTATTTTGGCCTCTGCTAGAGGCTGCAGATCTGGAGGCCATGTGTTCGAGCCCTCATGAGCTAGGCAGGGGCTTGGGACTGTGAGTCCTTGTGGGTCAGAAGCTGACCCCAGGAGGAGTCTTGGTGAGCCAAGCAGGCTCCCAGGTTTGCATACGTCATGTGATTCAGTGCTCACAGGGTAGGTGGACTTTCTGCCTGAGTGGGTAGAAATACAATCCAAACTTGAAATGGCTTAAACAGCTACTCAGATTTTCAATTTTTCTAGTGTGTACTTATTCAGAACACTCTTCATTTTTAATGTCTGTTATGTTTGTATTTGTttcccttatttatttttgcagcaTTTTTTCACTGTGTTGACCGTGATTGATACTGACTGCCATGAGACTGTTGTTTCATCTTTCAGAGACCCAGCTTGTGGGttttggggggcaggaggggcaGGGCGCTCCGTCACTGAGTCTTTCcgcctttcttccttcttcccttttaaTTTATTGGGTCTGCTGTGTTGTTTCTTTCCTTCATACCTTTTGGCTGTGCTCACAGTGTAGGTGGACTTTCTGCCTGAGTGAATAGAAATAGAATCCAAACTTGAAATAGCTTGAACAGCTACTCAATCAGATTTCTTACTGTTTCTTGAGCTTAGTATTTACCTGTTCTGTGTTTACCATTCTTGTTTCTAGTTGGtgtatttaaaaacatgaaattttatGCGTAAATATCACTTCAGCTGCATCCTACGAATTGTAACTCACAGTAAATACAGTTGCCACTTTCTCACTCATCACATAGTTTCTGGATAGTCGTAGTTTTGAGCCACCCATTGTGGTTGCTGTTGTGTCCAGCTGCACTTGGGTCAGGTGCAGGCTGTGGTGGTGTTTCATGGCCTTTGCCTGACCCCCTTTCTGGCTGCCCAGGGACGTTTCTCTGTGAGCCGCACACGTGTGCTTGGCGGGAACCTATTTCCTGTCGAGTGTGGGGTCCTGCTGTCACCTGAGCCTTTGACCTTCTCTGCCTGCTGCCTTCTCCACCCCATGGCTGAACACCTGAGGAGTGCTCTAGCCAGAGGGCTTGACTGGCCCTTGGGTGGGCTGGGAGCACTTCACATGGCTGCCCCACAGCATGGGGGCTACTGGCCCCAGAAGGCAGGTGCCAGGGGGCGCCTGCCGGTCTCCAGCCCTCTGCTGAGGCCCTGGGCTCTGTGTGAGGACTTGAGACTGGGGCTGCTGGCTGATGATTGGGCTTCACACCTTCTGATTTAAAATCCATTTTGTTGGTTGATTTGTTGTTGTATTGTTTCTTAAGCAACCGTACCTCTTGGAGCATCCCTGAAGGGACTGAGGGAAGTGCTGGCTGTGCCTGCTTCTCTCCCCGTGGGGGATAGCTGGCCTGTGTTCTGCAGACTTGGGTGACAGGACTCCCTGGCGATCCTGGCCCTGTCTCCATCTGCAGCAGGGCCAGACAGGGAGTCCACTCGCTCCTCTCTGTCCAGCCTCAGGAGGCAGCAGGTCTGGACAGGAGGCCCCTATGCTCCAGTAGCCCCCAACCCTTCACTCCTGGGGACCAGGGAGAACTGAGCCCCGAGCTGCACTCCCAGCCACAATGATACcgtctcctcctctgctgcccccacagcaggatTCCTGGTCTTCAAGCCTGAGCTGATCTCCCGGCTAGAACAGGGGCAGGATCCATGGGTCCTTGACCTGCAAggagcagaggggagagaggaagccAGGACCACCCGGACAGGTGAGGCTTCTGGGCACAGGAGGGATTCAGGGTCCTCATGCCCGGCAAGGGCTCAGGTGGGAAGCTGGAGGGGGACCCCAGAGGCTATCCATGCAGCTTTGCTGAGCTGGCTGGGTATGCTGTGGGGTGGGCCTAGAGGCGTAGGCCAGTCATGGGGCAGCCTCAGGAGAGACTAAACTACAGAAAAGCAAGGGCATAGAACTCCTGTGCATTATAGCAAGACAGTTTGTTTTTGAACCACATTTTGTTAGTTTGAATTTTACTAATATTCATATTAAGCAAAGGCACACGTGTGACTCTGAGCAGCTGTTCACCTGCCACTGCCATGCTCCCTCCAGAGTTTCATGGGGTCTGGGTGACCCAGCCTCTCAGATGAAGTTCCAGGGCTGTGTTGGTGTCCtgaagctgctgtaacaaagcacaTAGACTGGAGGCTTACCACAGCCGAGATGTACTGTTCCTTAGTTGTGGGGACCACATGTCCAGGATCAAGTCACAAGCAGTGTTGTGTCCCTCTGAAACCTGTAGGGGAGGATCCTCCCTGCCTATTCCAGTTTCTGGTGGCCCCAGGTATTCCTTGGCTGGTGGCCAcatccctccatccctccatGTGGAGGGCAAGCAGGGAGGTGGGCCCTCTGGAAACCCCCAGGAAGGAGGCGTCAGCGTAGCCCAGTGTAGTCACTGTGGCCACCTGGAAGCTGAGGGGCAGGGCAGCAAGGGATGGACGCAGCAGTGTGAGTCAGAGGGCAGGACTGGCAGCGGCTGGAGAGAACCCTGCCCGGTGGACAGCTGAGGCCCACCTCTCTCGGACTCACCCATGCGCCCCTTGGCAGCTCTTGTGCCTCATTTTTCTCAGTACATAACATCCCTCTGTTCAGTTTTCAGCCCCTCTTTCCTCCTTACTCTACTTCCTCTCACAGGCACCCTAACCCTGCCTCTTATCCTCCACCCTTTTGGGCTCACTTTGCCTCTTTGTGGGTTTTTCCTCATACTCATTCCCTGTGAGATGACCTTTTCTCCATGTAGGAGAGTGGCTCTTTGGAGTCTTCCAGGTATATAGTAACTGAATGAATGCATTAAGCATGAACAGAACCAGATTTTGACCACTGTCAAAAGGCATTGACTTCTCATTGCATCTTTCCAAATGCTCAGTACAGCCTGTCCTGGGAGGGGGCTCAGTCCCAGGGGTGGTAtgcacccccaacccccagtctCCTTTCTCTGAGCACAGGGGATTAGCAGCAATTTGCTTCCTGTTCATTTCAGATTCTACAGTTGGGACTGATGGTGAGCAGGACATGGACAGTTTTAAATCAGAATCCGGGGGGGTCATGGTCAAAACCTTGCCCCAGAACTTTCCTCAGAGTCCTGGCTTTGGAAACACCTCAGATCCTGAAGTCTGTTCACAGAGACAGCCAACCTCCCTCTTCCATAAAAACTTCTTGAACATGGGGACCATGGGTCCCAGGAAGGCCTTCACCGAGGACGAGTTCCAGGGTCATGGTGAGTGGGGAAGCAGTGGCCGCCTGGGTTGTCAGCCTGATCAAAGTCAGTGGTCCTTCGGAAGGTGCGATGTATGTGGCAGGAGTCTGCGATCTCCTTCAGATGCTGCTCTACACCAGGAAGTGAATACCCAGCAGAAACCCAACAGATGCCAAGAGTGCCAAAAACAGTTATCCGATTGCTTCCAGGGGAGACCTCTGAGTACCTTtcctggagagaaaccatatgaGTGTAGGGAGTGTGGGAAGGTCTTCAGGTTGTGCTCACAGCTTACTCAGCATCAGAGGATCCACACTGGAGAGAAGCCGTTTAAGTGCACCGACTGTGGGAAGGCCTTTCGCCTGAGCTCAAAACTTATTCAGCATCAAAGGATTCACACTGGGGAGAAGCCCTACAGGTGTGAAGAATGTGGAAAAGCCTTTGGGCAGAGCTCCAGCCTCATCCATCATCAGAGGGTCCACACGGGAGAGAGGCCCTATGGCTGCCGGGAGTGCGGGAAGGCCTTCAGCCAGCAGTCTCAGCTGGCCAGGCACCAGAGGACCCACACGGGAGAGCGGCCCTACCCGTGCCGGGAGTGCGGCAAGGCCTTCAGCCAGAGCTCAACCCTAGCTCAGCACCAGCGGATGCACGCTGCAGAGAAGCTTGAGCTCCCGAGAACCCCGGAGAGTCCCAGCCTGGGTGCACGTCAGAGGATGCATGTTCCTGAGAAGCCATTTAAGTGTGATGAGTGTGGGAAGGCTTTCCGGTGGGTCTCCCGCCTGAGTCAGCATCAACTGacacacactggagagaaaccttataaatgcaACAAGTGTTCAAAAGCCTTTGGTTGCAGTTCACGACTTATTCGCCACCAGAGAACTCACACTGGAGAAAAACCGTTTAAGTGCGATGAGTGTGGGAAGGGCTTTGTCCAGGGCTCACACCTCATTcagcatcagagaattcataccgGGGAGAAGCCGTATGAGTGCAGTGACTGCGGGAAGGCCTTTAGCCAGAGCTCGAGCCTCATTTACCATCAGAGGATTCATAAGGGGGAGAAGCCCTACGAGTGCCTCgaatgtggaaaagccttcagCATGAGCACACAGCTCACAATACACCAGAGGGTGCACACGGGCGAGAGGCCATATAAGTGCAGTGAGTGTGGGAAGGCCTTCAGCCAGAATTCCACCCTTTTCCAGCACCAGATTATCCATGCCGGGGTGAAGCCCTATGGATGCAGCGAGTGCGGGAAGGCCTTCAGCCGGAGCTCATACCTGATCGAGCACCAGAGGATCCACACTCGTGCCCAGTGGTACCGTGAGTACGGGAGCACCCTGGAGGCTTCCACCCACACGAGTCGTAGGAGAGTTAATACTGTAAAGAAACTTCACAAATGTaatgaatgtgagaaaatattcagGTGGCGGTCGCATCTCATTATCCACcagagaattcacactggagagaaaccttacaaatgtaatgAATGTGACAAAGCTTTTAATAGGAGCTCAAGGCTTACTCAGCATCAGAAAATTCACATGGGCTAGACCACTTACCTTTACAAATGTGTATAAATGTGAATAAACCTACAGCCTTAATTTATTTGACATGGGATCTTTTACACTGAAGATCTAGAAAACTGGGGAAGATTCAGAATTGCTCTCTTAGGGAGTGTTGAGATTCCTACGTGGTGTATGTTTCTGCTGGCACGTTTGACCTTATCTCCTCCAATAAAGCTCGTGTCTCCATCAGGGTGACACGTGTAGCATTTGAGCTCTCAGAGGGATGACCCTGGACCTTGCGGACGAGGCGTGAGACGAGCCCTGGCAGCCCCACCGGCTGAGGGGGTGGAAGAAGTCACCCAGGACGCCTTCCTTAGGCCCCAGGTACCAGACTGGCTTATGCAGCAAGGATGTGTTTGTGCAGGGCTGCTGGGGGGGTGCCTGGGCTCCCCTTCTGCTCTCCTCAGCGGATATGCCTCGCAGAGCAGCCCTTCTCTTTGGGGAGGTGCTGGGTCCATGCAGGCACGCCAGGAGCAGCACCCAGGCCTGGGGACAGTGTCCCTGGCCTGCCGTAAGTCCAAAACCCAGTGGCCTCCCCGAGCATTGTCTTAACAGTGGTTACAAGAATGAAAGAGCAGCCCCGAGGACGCCACCAGAGGCGTACCCTCAAAACACCAGCCACACGGACCACCAGAACTGGAAGGTCTGCAGGCAGACGCATGAGCTGGTGCCTTTGCATAGGCCGATGGGTGCTGGAGACGCCTGCTCACCAGGATCAGCATGGGGGTGTGGCCTCAACGGGCCCCACAGGTCCCAGGGCAGAGGGCCCATGGGTGCCAGTGAGCAAGCCCACTCTGCTGGCATCACCTCCTGCTCAGGTTTTCTCTGCCAGCACAGCCCGGCTTGGGTCAAGTGGTCAGAGTATGTGGCCATCTTGTCACCAGCGGAAGGAACGTGCAGGGAACATCGCTGCTCTGGTTGACTGACAGGCTGGGCTGCAGAGCGGCTCCTGGAGCAGCTCAAGGCCTGCGAGCTGCAGGATGAGGCTGACATGCAGCGGTAGTTCCCGCATGGCCCAGGGCCCTGGGCTGTGCAGGGGGACTCAGGATGAGGAGTGTCACCAGCTGCTACCCAGGACCACCCCGAGACCTGGCAATCTTTGGCACCACTGACGATAATCACAGGGCAAAGGGCTGTCTTCCATGGAGGGGCCATGTCTCTCGTGTCCAACAGGTGACCCTGAGGTCACTTGAGGGTTTATTGCAACAGGACTTGGTGGGTCACATCACACGGGTTGTGTTAAGCCCAGGTTCACCTTGTGTGATGTAGCCCAGAAGCAGCCTGTGGTTTTCTCTCCGAGAACAAGTGCCAGCCGTTCCAGGTGCCTGGAGAGGTTGGGACAGCAGAGTCCAGGATGTTCTCAGCAAGTAGACGGGACTCAACCCCCCAGCAGCTCAGCCTGATTGGCTGCTTCCCTGGCACAAGGTGTGTAGGTCGCAGCGCTGTCTTGGGACAGGATTGCCCCACCTGCAACTTCGGTGTGCTCCTGCCCTGGGTGGGGCACCATGCAGTGTGCATCTGCAGCAGCTGTAACCCCCCGCTTCACCCACAACTTGTGTCTGCAAGTCAGTGCAAGACGGCAGGGACCTCTACAGACACCAGAGGTTACGTCCCCACCTCAGCTGCTGTGCTGAACCAGGTGGTCATTGCCTTCAGAGCCTGGCAAGGTGGGCACCTCTAAGTGGGCCATATCTTAGGCCTTTTGAGCCACCTAACAGTGGGACAAGATCAAGGTCCTGGGTGGACATGCCACACCCCCACCCTCTGCTGGTGCTAAGAAAGTGGTTTGTCATCGGATGGGCCCTCCCCACAAGGGAGTCCTCCTGGCCACTTCCTGGTAATGACGTGCAAAGGGGTGCAGGGCCTCTGGACTCCAGGGTCTGCACCACAGGATGCTTGTCTTTCCTGACAGCACTTGCAGGCCAGCCAAAAAGGGCCCA
The genomic region above belongs to Bos taurus isolate L1 Dominette 01449 registration number 42190680 breed Hereford chromosome 14, ARS-UCD2.0, whole genome shotgun sequence and contains:
- the ZNF7 gene encoding zinc finger protein 7 isoform X2, with the protein product MPAAGQAQVSQPGHVDSHPPSLMEAVTFGDVAVHFSREEWQCLDPGQRALYKEVMLENHSSVAGLGFLVFKPELISRLEQGQDPWVLDLQGAEGREEARTTRTDSTVGTDGEQDMDSFKSESGGVMVKTLPQNFPQSPGFGNTSDPEVCSQRQPTSLFHKNFLNMGTMGPRKAFTEDEFQGHGEWGSSGRLGCQPDQSQWSFGRCDVCGRSLRSPSDAALHQEVNTQQKPNRCQECQKQLSDCFQGRPLSTFPGEKPYECRECGKVFRLCSQLTQHQRIHTGEKPFKCTDCGKAFRLSSKLIQHQRIHTGEKPYRCEECGKAFGQSSSLIHHQRVHTGERPYGCRECGKAFSQQSQLARHQRTHTGERPYPCRECGKAFSQSSTLAQHQRMHAAEKLELPRTPESPSLGARQRMHVPEKPFKCDECGKAFRWVSRLSQHQLTHTGEKPYKCNKCSKAFGCSSRLIRHQRTHTGEKPFKCDECGKGFVQGSHLIQHQRIHTGEKPYECSDCGKAFSQSSSLIYHQRIHKGEKPYECLECGKAFSMSTQLTIHQRVHTGERPYKCSECGKAFSQNSTLFQHQIIHAGVKPYGCSECGKAFSRSSYLIEHQRIHTRAQWYREYGSTLEASTHTSRRRVNTVKKLHKCNECEKIFRWRSHLIIHQRIHTGEKPYKCNECDKAFNRSSRLTQHQKIHMG
- the ZNF7 gene encoding zinc finger protein 7 isoform X1; the encoded protein is MPAAGQAQVSQPGHVDSHPPSLMEAVTFGDVAVHFSREEWQCLDPGQRALYKEVMLENHSSVAGLAGFLVFKPELISRLEQGQDPWVLDLQGAEGREEARTTRTDSTVGTDGEQDMDSFKSESGGVMVKTLPQNFPQSPGFGNTSDPEVCSQRQPTSLFHKNFLNMGTMGPRKAFTEDEFQGHGEWGSSGRLGCQPDQSQWSFGRCDVCGRSLRSPSDAALHQEVNTQQKPNRCQECQKQLSDCFQGRPLSTFPGEKPYECRECGKVFRLCSQLTQHQRIHTGEKPFKCTDCGKAFRLSSKLIQHQRIHTGEKPYRCEECGKAFGQSSSLIHHQRVHTGERPYGCRECGKAFSQQSQLARHQRTHTGERPYPCRECGKAFSQSSTLAQHQRMHAAEKLELPRTPESPSLGARQRMHVPEKPFKCDECGKAFRWVSRLSQHQLTHTGEKPYKCNKCSKAFGCSSRLIRHQRTHTGEKPFKCDECGKGFVQGSHLIQHQRIHTGEKPYECSDCGKAFSQSSSLIYHQRIHKGEKPYECLECGKAFSMSTQLTIHQRVHTGERPYKCSECGKAFSQNSTLFQHQIIHAGVKPYGCSECGKAFSRSSYLIEHQRIHTRAQWYREYGSTLEASTHTSRRRVNTVKKLHKCNECEKIFRWRSHLIIHQRIHTGEKPYKCNECDKAFNRSSRLTQHQKIHMG
- the ZNF7 gene encoding zinc finger protein 7 isoform X5, with amino-acid sequence MPAAGQAQVSQPGHVDSHPPSLMEAVTFGDVAVHFSREEWQCLDPGQRALYKEVMLENHSSVAGLAGFLVFKPELISRLEQGQDPWVLDLQGAEGREEARTTRTDSTVGTDGEQDMDSFKSESGGVMVKTLPQNFPQSPGFGNTSDPEVCSQRQPTSLFHKNFLNMGTMGPRKAFTEDEFQGHGEWGSSGRLGCQPDQSQWSFGRCDVCGRSLRSPSDAALHQEVNTQQKPNRCQECQKQLSDCFQGRPLSTFPGEKPYECRECGKVFRLCSQLTQHQRIHTGEKPFKCTDCGKAFRLSSKLIQHQRIHTGEKPYRCEECGKAFGQSSSLIHHQRVHTGERPYGCRECGKAFSQQSQLARHQRTHTGERPYPCRECGKAFSQSSTLAQHQRMHAAEKLELPRTPESPSLGARQRMHVPEKPFKCDECGKAFRWVSRLSQHQLTHTGEKPYKCNKCSKAFGCSSRLIRHQRTHTGEKPFKCDECGKGFVQGSHLIQHQRIHTGEKPYECSDCGKAFSQSSSLIYHQRIHKGEKPYECLECGKAFSMSTQLTIHQRVHTGERPYKCSECGKAFSQNSTLFQHQIIHAGVKPYGCSECGKAFSRSSYLIEHQRIHTRAQWYR
- the ZNF7 gene encoding zinc finger protein 7 isoform X3, which produces MEAVTFGDVAVHFSREEWQCLDPGQRALYKEVMLENHSSVAGLAGFLVFKPELISRLEQGQDPWVLDLQGAEGREEARTTRTDSTVGTDGEQDMDSFKSESGGVMVKTLPQNFPQSPGFGNTSDPEVCSQRQPTSLFHKNFLNMGTMGPRKAFTEDEFQGHGEWGSSGRLGCQPDQSQWSFGRCDVCGRSLRSPSDAALHQEVNTQQKPNRCQECQKQLSDCFQGRPLSTFPGEKPYECRECGKVFRLCSQLTQHQRIHTGEKPFKCTDCGKAFRLSSKLIQHQRIHTGEKPYRCEECGKAFGQSSSLIHHQRVHTGERPYGCRECGKAFSQQSQLARHQRTHTGERPYPCRECGKAFSQSSTLAQHQRMHAAEKLELPRTPESPSLGARQRMHVPEKPFKCDECGKAFRWVSRLSQHQLTHTGEKPYKCNKCSKAFGCSSRLIRHQRTHTGEKPFKCDECGKGFVQGSHLIQHQRIHTGEKPYECSDCGKAFSQSSSLIYHQRIHKGEKPYECLECGKAFSMSTQLTIHQRVHTGERPYKCSECGKAFSQNSTLFQHQIIHAGVKPYGCSECGKAFSRSSYLIEHQRIHTRAQWYREYGSTLEASTHTSRRRVNTVKKLHKCNECEKIFRWRSHLIIHQRIHTGEKPYKCNECDKAFNRSSRLTQHQKIHMG
- the ZNF7 gene encoding zinc finger protein 7 isoform X4, with protein sequence MEAVTFGDVAVHFSREEWQCLDPGQRALYKEVMLENHSSVAGLGFLVFKPELISRLEQGQDPWVLDLQGAEGREEARTTRTDSTVGTDGEQDMDSFKSESGGVMVKTLPQNFPQSPGFGNTSDPEVCSQRQPTSLFHKNFLNMGTMGPRKAFTEDEFQGHGEWGSSGRLGCQPDQSQWSFGRCDVCGRSLRSPSDAALHQEVNTQQKPNRCQECQKQLSDCFQGRPLSTFPGEKPYECRECGKVFRLCSQLTQHQRIHTGEKPFKCTDCGKAFRLSSKLIQHQRIHTGEKPYRCEECGKAFGQSSSLIHHQRVHTGERPYGCRECGKAFSQQSQLARHQRTHTGERPYPCRECGKAFSQSSTLAQHQRMHAAEKLELPRTPESPSLGARQRMHVPEKPFKCDECGKAFRWVSRLSQHQLTHTGEKPYKCNKCSKAFGCSSRLIRHQRTHTGEKPFKCDECGKGFVQGSHLIQHQRIHTGEKPYECSDCGKAFSQSSSLIYHQRIHKGEKPYECLECGKAFSMSTQLTIHQRVHTGERPYKCSECGKAFSQNSTLFQHQIIHAGVKPYGCSECGKAFSRSSYLIEHQRIHTRAQWYREYGSTLEASTHTSRRRVNTVKKLHKCNECEKIFRWRSHLIIHQRIHTGEKPYKCNECDKAFNRSSRLTQHQKIHMG
- the ZNF7 gene encoding zinc finger protein 7 isoform X6; translation: MDSFKSESGGVMVKTLPQNFPQSPGFGNTSDPEVCSQRQPTSLFHKNFLNMGTMGPRKAFTEDEFQGHGEWGSSGRLGCQPDQSQWSFGRCDVCGRSLRSPSDAALHQEVNTQQKPNRCQECQKQLSDCFQGRPLSTFPGEKPYECRECGKVFRLCSQLTQHQRIHTGEKPFKCTDCGKAFRLSSKLIQHQRIHTGEKPYRCEECGKAFGQSSSLIHHQRVHTGERPYGCRECGKAFSQQSQLARHQRTHTGERPYPCRECGKAFSQSSTLAQHQRMHAAEKLELPRTPESPSLGARQRMHVPEKPFKCDECGKAFRWVSRLSQHQLTHTGEKPYKCNKCSKAFGCSSRLIRHQRTHTGEKPFKCDECGKGFVQGSHLIQHQRIHTGEKPYECSDCGKAFSQSSSLIYHQRIHKGEKPYECLECGKAFSMSTQLTIHQRVHTGERPYKCSECGKAFSQNSTLFQHQIIHAGVKPYGCSECGKAFSRSSYLIEHQRIHTRAQWYREYGSTLEASTHTSRRRVNTVKKLHKCNECEKIFRWRSHLIIHQRIHTGEKPYKCNECDKAFNRSSRLTQHQKIHMG